Proteins co-encoded in one Planctomycetaceae bacterium genomic window:
- a CDS encoding flavodoxin family protein, with protein sequence MKVIAFNGSPRKDGNTAALIRKVFEPLEDEGIETQMIQLGGNAVRGCIACYQCFDSKDCLCAQKNDMVNDCIAAMRDADAIILASPTYFADITPELKALIDRSGLVARANGNFLRRKVGAAVVAVRRAGAIHAFDSINHFFLIGEMIVPGSTYWNISIGRNKGEVADDEEGMATMATLGQNIAWLLKKIAP encoded by the coding sequence ATGAAAGTGATCGCGTTCAACGGCAGCCCGCGAAAAGACGGCAACACGGCGGCCTTGATCCGCAAGGTGTTCGAGCCGCTGGAAGATGAGGGCATCGAGACGCAGATGATCCAGCTTGGCGGCAACGCCGTCCGCGGATGCATCGCGTGCTATCAGTGCTTCGACAGCAAAGACTGCCTCTGCGCGCAGAAGAACGACATGGTCAACGACTGCATCGCGGCGATGCGCGACGCTGACGCGATCATCCTGGCCTCGCCGACGTACTTTGCGGACATCACGCCGGAGCTCAAGGCCCTGATCGACCGCTCGGGCCTGGTGGCGCGGGCCAACGGGAACTTTCTGCGTCGCAAGGTCGGGGCCGCGGTGGTGGCTGTCCGCCGCGCCGGGGCCATCCACGCCTTCGACAGCATCAACCATTTCTTCCTCATCGGCGAGATGATCGTGCCGGGCTCGACGTACTGGAACATCTCCATCGGGCGCAACAAGGGCGAAGTCGCCGACGACGAAGAAGGCATGGCCACGATGGCGACCCTCGGGCAGAACATCGCCTGGCTGCTCAAGAAGATCGCTCCATAG